The following proteins are co-located in the Streptomyces sp. NBC_01198 genome:
- a CDS encoding putative quinol monooxygenase yields MPEGREAAEREDMLMAVKYGLLVLLEAQKGKEAELAAFLEQGREMAVAEPGTVTWYAFRTDESRFGIFDTFESEDGRRAHLSGPIASALADVTETLLAHPPRIQQVDVLAVK; encoded by the coding sequence GTGCCGGAGGGCCGCGAGGCGGCCGAGCGAGAGGACATGCTGATGGCGGTCAAGTACGGGCTGCTCGTGTTGCTTGAGGCGCAGAAGGGGAAGGAGGCTGAGCTTGCCGCGTTCCTGGAGCAGGGGCGGGAAATGGCGGTCGCCGAGCCCGGCACGGTGACGTGGTACGCCTTCCGCACCGACGAGAGCCGGTTCGGGATCTTCGACACCTTCGAGTCGGAGGACGGCCGTCGGGCCCATCTGTCCGGCCCGATCGCCTCGGCGCTCGCCGACGTCACCGAGACCTTGCTGGCGCACCCACCCCGGATCCAGCAGGTGGATGTGCTGGCGGTGAAGTGA